CGGCTGTGGCTCAATTGTTGTTCCACCACCTTCAACAGCGCATGCGAGCGGTTGATGGCGGTGACGGTATCGACCTCGGCGCCAAACACCACGGCCAATCGCGCGGCAGCCGGCCCGGCGTGGAGTTGCCCGGCCGCAGCCGACAGCCAGCGTTGCACACGCGCCTGGCCGACAGGGTCACTCGGCAGCCATTGGCGGTCACCGTAGGTGTTCGCGAGGTACACCAGGATCGCATTGGAATCGGCCAACACGGTGCCATTGTCGTCAATCACCGGCACCTGGCCGAAACTGTTGAGGGTGGCGACAAATTCAGGCGCTTTCTGCGCGCCTTGCTTGAGGTCGACCAGGATAAATTCACTGGGCAGGCCCAGCAGCGACAACATCAGCTGAACCCGGTGGGAGTGGCCGGACAGCGGGAAACCATAGAGTTTGATCAGGGGCTGGGACATGCAAGGCTCCAAACAGTGGGTTATCGACGCCACGCATGTTCTACCGCTGCACTGATCGATGGAATCACCAGGATTTACAATCCAGTATTTCAGCGAATGAAACAATCACTCGCCAAACAATTCCACGATCAGGTTGAACAAGGTGGTCTTCACCGCGCTGTCCAGCTCGGTCCAGGCCAGCCCGGTACTGGCCTCAAATGCGCCCAACTCCAGGTGCCGCGACACGCAGTTGGCCGGCAGCGCACGCGCGGCCTGCTGCGGCAACACACCAACGCCCAACCCGGCAGAAACCAGCGCGAGCATGGTGGTGAACTCACCCAGTTCCGAGGCGATGTCCAGGGTGATGCCCAGCACGTGGATGAATTCGTCATAGAACCCCGGCGCATAACGCCGCGCGAGGATGTACACCGGCACGTTGAGCAGATCCGTGGGTTGGATAGTTTCCTGGGCGGCCAAGGGATGCTCGATCGGCAGCGCCACGCAAAAACTTTCGCGCAACACCGCGCGGGTCTGCACGCCGGGATGGGCAGCCGGCAGGCGCATCAGGCCGAAATCCAGCAGGCCGTTTTTCAACGCAGCGGCTTGGTCGGGGCCGGGCATGTCCTTGAGTTCCAATTCGATACGCGGATACCGCTGGTGCACCGCGCGGATCAACTGCGGCAACAGTTGCGGCAGCACCGAAGACACAAACCCCAGGCGCACCCGGCCGATTTCGCCACGGCTGGAAGCCCGCGCCGCATCCGCCGCCTTTGCTGCCTGGTGCAAGGTGGCCTGGGCCTCGGGCAAGAAGGCACGCCCAGCGTCGGTCAAGGTCACCGAATGGCGATTGCGATCCAGCAGGCGCACGCCCAGGCCACTTTCGAGCAGCTTGATCTGCATGCTCAGCGCCGGTTGCACGATCGACAGCTGCGCCGCCGCCCGGCCGAAGTGCAGGGTTTCAGCGAGCACCACAAAGGCGCGCAAGTGCTTTAACTCCATCGAACTCCCTCGGTAATCACTAAAAATGATCACCCGATCACAAATGAAAATTGGACGCTGGAGCGCCGCTGCGGTGAAGTAAGTCACCGTCATACACGATATGGCAGGGCTTGGCCTATAACAATGAGAACAAGGAGGCACCATGCTCGGCATGGCTAACGACACTTATCTGCTACTCGATGCGCTGGTCACGATTGTCGGATTGATATTGTTGATCACCCATTTAAAGGTTCACCCTTTTGTTGCGCTGACCGTGGCCGCAGGCTTTCTCGGCCTGACGTCCGGCATGCCGGTGGACAAGGTGATGAAGTCGTTCCAGGACGGTTTCGGCGGCGTATTGGGGTTTGTCGGCATCATCCTTGGCCTGGGCACCATGCTCGGCAAGTTGATGGCCGACTCCGGCGGCGCCGACCAGATCGCGCGCACCTTGATTCGTGCGTTCGGCAAGCAACGCGTGCACTGGGCGATGATGTTCTCGGCGTTTCTGGTGGGCATACCGCTGTTTTTCGAAATTGGTTTTGTGCTGCTGATTCCGCTGGTATTTATCGTCGCGCGGCGCACCGGGTTGTCGCTGATCAAGGTCGGCATGCCGCTGCTCGCCGGGTTGTCGGTGGTGCATGGGCTGGTGCCGCCGCATCCGGGGCCACTGTTGGCCATCGGGATTTTTGGCGCGGACATCGGCAAGACGATTTTCTACGGGTTGATTGTCGGCCTGCCCACGGCAGTGATCGCCGGGCCGCTGTTCGGCAACCTGATTTCACGCTACGTACCCGGCCAGGCCTCGCCGGAACTGATGGAGCAGTTGGCCAAGGAATCCTCGGGCGACAACCTGCCGGGCTTTGGCATCACCGTCACCACCATCCTGCTGCCGGTGGTGCTGATGCTGCTCAAGACCTTTGCCGACGTGGCCTTCGCTGCCGACAGCGTGTTCCGCGTGTGGCTGGACTTTATCGGCCACCCGATCACCGCGCTGCTCGCAGCATTGCTGCTGGCGTTCTATACCTTTGGGGCAGCCCGTGGTTTCTCGCGTGAACAGCTGAGCAAGCTGTTGGATTCGAGCCTGGCCCCGACCGCCGCCATTGTGCTGATCGTCGGCGCTGGCGGCGGCTTCAAGCAGATGCTGGTGGCCAGCGGTGTGGGGGATGTAATCGGGCATATGGCGGTGCGCGCCGAGATCTCGCCGATCCTGCTCGCGTGGCTGGTGGCGGCGGTGATTCGCGTGGCCACCGGCTCGGCCACCGTGGCGACCATCACCGGCGCGGGGATTGTCGCGCCAGTGATCGGCTTGATGCCGGGTGTGAACCGCGAGCTGCTGGTGCTCGCCACCGGCGCCGGTTCCCTGGTGCTGTCGCACGTCAATGACGCCGGTTTCTGGCTGGTGAAGCAGTACTTCAACATGACCGTCGTCGAAACTTTCAAGACCTGGACGCTGATGGAGACTGTGCTTTCCTTCAGTGCGCTGGGGTTCATCATGCTGCTGTCGTTGGTGGTGTGAAGCGTTAGGAGAGGTAGCCCATGCAAAGCGTTTTAAACAACTTCCGCCTCGATGGCCGGCTCGCGCTGGTCACCGGTTCCAGCGCCGGTATCGGCCTGGCGATTGCCCGTGGCCTGGCCCAGGCCGGTGCGCGGGTGGTGCTTAACGGGCGCAACCGCAGCACCTTGCGCGATGCGGCGGCACTGCTCGCCGCCGAAGGGCTGGAGGTGCACACCCAGGCGTTTGACGTGACCGACAGCGCGGCGATCCAGGCTGCCGTGGCCGATATCGAAGAACGCCTTGGCGCGCTGGAAATCCTCGTTAACAACGCCGGCATGCAGCGCCGTGGCCCACTGGAGGACTACAGCGAGCAGCACTGGCGCGAGCTGATCAGCACTAACCTCGACAGCGCGTTTCTGGTCGGCCAGGCGGTGGCGCGGGCGATGATCCCGCGCAAGCGTGGGCGCATCATCAACATCTGTTCGGTACAAAGTGAACTGGGCCGCCCAGGCATTGCGCCGTATGCGGCCAGCAAGGGCGCGTTGAAAATGCTCACCAAGGGCATGGCCATCGACTGGGGCCCGCACGGGTTGACGGTCAACGGTATCGGCCCTGGCTACTTCAAGACCGAACTGAACGCCAACCTGGTGGCCAACCCCGAGTTCAGCGACTGGCTGGTGCAACGCACGCCGAGCCGCCGTTGGGGCGACGTGGCCGAGCTGGCCGGTGCCGCCGTGTTCCTCGCCAGCGACGCCGCCAGCTTCGTCAATGGCCATATCCTGTACGTCGACGGTGGCATCACCGCGTCGCTGTAATCCTGGAGAACGTTATGCACGCTATCGTCTGTCACGCTTCAAAAGACTTGCGGGTCGACACTCAGGACGAACCGCAAACCCTCGCCCCCGACCAACTGCGCGTGCGCATTGCGCGGGGCGGCATCTGCGGTTCGGATTTGCACTATTACCAGCACGGCGGCTTCGGCACCGTGCGCCTGCGTGAGCCGATGGTGCTTGGCCATGAAGTGTCGGCGGTGATCGACGCGGTGGGCAGCGACGCCGGGTTGTTCAAGGTCGGCCACCGCATTGCAGTGTCGCCCTCGCGCCCGTGCAGCGCCTGCCGCTATTGCCATCAAGGTTTGCCGAACCATTGCCTGAACATGCGCTTCTACGGCAGCGCCATGCCCTTTCCGCATATCCAGGGCGCGTTTCGCCAAAGCCTGGTGATCGAAACCCATCAGGCCCATCGCCTGGCCGACCACGTCAGCCTCGCCGAGGGCGCGTTGGCCGAGCCGCTGTCCGTGGGCCTGCACGCGATCCAACGTGCCGGTGCGGTGTTCGGCAAACGCGTACTGGTGACCGGCTGCGGCCCGATCGGCAACCTGCTGATCGGTAGCCTGCGCGCTGCGGGTGCCGGTGAAATCGTGGCCGTGGACCTGTCCGCCAGCGCCCTCGCCTGCGCCGAAAAAATGGGCGCCACACGCACCCATAACATCGCCGACGGTGCCGATGCACTGAAGCGCTACACCGCCGAAAAGGGCTACTTTGACGTGATGTTCGAGGTCTCCGGCAGCCCCCAGGCCCTGCGCAACGGCCTGGAATGCATCGCCCCGCGTGGTGTGCTGGTGACGGTGGGGTTGGGCGGCGATGTGTCGTTGCCGTTGAATCTGCTGGTCAGCCGCGAGATCGATTTGCGCGGCACCTTCCGCTTCCACAGCGAGTTCGCCCAGGCGGTGGATTTGCTCAATCGCCAGATCGTCGACGTACGCCCGGTGATCTCCCACACCGTGCCGTTTGGCGAGGCGGTGCAGGCATTTGAGTTGGCGGCGGACAAGACCCAGGCGATGAAAGTGGTGCTGGATTTTGGTGTGCCTGACCTGGGCTGACGCCTGGCCTGGCATGCAATCCCCCCAGCAAAATTGGATCCCCCTGTGGGAGCTGGCTTGCCTGCGATGGCGGCACATCAGTCGACCTTGATTTGGCTGCCCCACCGCTATCGCAGGCAAGCCAGCTCCCACATTTGATCTGCGTTGCTGAAGCCGACTGGTGTGCCACTTCAATATCGCCCGCAACAAGCCGGAGTGGAACCTGGAGCCGTCACGGCCCTATACCTCCAATGAAGACTCGATTGCCAAGGGCTGCAACAACACCTGAGGCTCAGGCGCGCTCTTCGAGGCGATCCCGCAAAAACCGGTGGCTGGTGGAAAACAACCGCCGGTAGGTGAGCAGTACCGCACCTACCGTGCCCAACGCTGACGACGCGGCGATCAGAAACATGATCACGATCTGATAGCGCACCGCGTCCACCGGGCTCTCCCCCGCCAGCACCTGGCCGGTCATCATGCCGGGCAGGCTGACGATGCCGACCACGGTCATCTGGTTCAGCGTCGGGATCATCCCGGCGCGCACGGCCTGGCGAATGGCTTCCTGCGCGGCTTCCCAGCGTGAACCGCCGAGGGCCAGGATCATTTCGATGGTGTTGCGGCCCGAGGTCAATTCCTGGGTCATGCGTTCGATACCCAGAGACACGCCGGTCAGGGTATTGCCGAGGATCATCCCCAGAATCGGGATTGCATATTGCGGCTCGTACCACGGGTGGATGCGGATCACCGCAAACAACCCCACTGCCGTGACCAGCCACGAACTGCCCCACACCGACACGATGCTATCAACCCGTTGCCCACGGTAGGTGCGGCGCCCGCGCCCTGCCGCCGACAGGCCGGCGATCAAGGTCATCGCACACATCAGCGGCAACACCACGTACCAATACGCGAACTCGAACACCCAGCCCAGCAGGTAACCGATGGCCAGCAGCTGCACCACGGTGCGCACCGCCGCCCACAGCAATTGGCGGCCAAGGCCCAGGCGCAGCAGCAAGGACAGCGCGCCATTGATCAGGATCAGCGAGGCGGCGATGCCCATGTCCAGCGCGCTGAGGTTTTGATAATTCATGGCTGGGTCGCTCCGCTCAACACTCCGGCGTTCATCTGCAAGTGGATGGCGCTCATGCGCTGGGCCTGATCGAGGTCGTGGGACACCCAGATATAAGCGCGCGAATTGTCGCCGGCAAACCAGGCGTCGATCAGTGCTTCCACCTCACGCGATGACGTGGGATCGAGGGCCGCCGTGGGTTCGTCGAGCAACAGCACTTCCGGGTTCAGTTGCAAGGTGCGAATCAACGACACCACCTGGGACTCACCGCCCGACAGGTCGCCGGCGTTTTTCTGCAAGAAGTCCGGGGTTTTACCGGCATGCCCGAGCAGCTTAGTCACAGCCTGCAGATCGAAACTGCGCGTGCGCAGCGTCTTGAGGCTGAAGGGAAAACGCAGGTTGTCTTCCACCGTGCCTTCCAGCAACGCCGGGCGTTGCGACAGGTAGCTGATATGGCTGCGGTAGTGGGGGATCTCTGCGTTGGCGATGGGCTGGCCATTCCAAAAAACCTGCCCGGAGGTGGGCGCATCCAGCAACGCCAGCGCGCGCAGGAACACGCTCTTGCCGGAGCCGGAGGAGCCGGTGATCGACACGCGGTCGCCGTGGTTCAAGGTGAAATCCGTGGGCTGGAGCAATGCCAGCTGACGGCGCTCGTCCCTGCGCGTGAGGGCGCGGGTTTCTATCAGTGCGCTCATGGACGCGGTGTTCCTCTCAAAGCCTGTTGGCACAATGGTGCGGCAGGCGCAGGAAGATTTCATGAAAAAATTCAAACTATCGCCTTTCATGTCGTTCACACCTTCACGTGCAACGTAAACAGGAGGCGACATGCAATACCGACAACTGGGCCACTCAGGCCTGCTGGTATCCGAAATCATCCTGGGCACCGTGCCCTTCGGCGGTCGCGCCGAGTTCGAAAAATGCGGCGCGGTGGACGTGCCCTTGGCCAAGCGCATGTTCGACATCGCGTTCGACGCCGGGGTGAATATGGTCGACACCGCCGACCTCTACTCCCACGGCCTCGCCGAAGAAGTGGTGGGCAAAGCCCTGGGCGACAAGCGTCACGACATCCTGCTGGCCACCAAGGGCCGCAGCCCCGTGGACAACAACCCGAACAACTCCGGCTCCTCGCGCTACCACCTGATTCGCGCCTGCGAAGCCAGTTTGAAACGCCTGGGCACTGACCACATCGACCTCTACCAACTGCATAACTGGGACGGCATGACGCCCATCGAGGAAACCCTCGAAGCGCTGCGGCTGTTGGTGGGTTCGGGCAAGATTCGCTACTTCGGCACCAGCAACTTCACCGCCTGGCAGATGATGAAAACCCTGGGCAAGGCCGAGCTGCACGGCATGCTCAAACCGATCACCCAGCAGATTTACTACACCCCGGAATCGCGCGAAGCCGAGTACGAACTGCTGCCGCTGGCGCTGGACCAGTCCATCGGCACGCTGGTGTGGGGCCCGATGGGCGAAGGCCTGTTGACCGGTTCGACCCGCCGTGGGCAAAAACCGCCAACCACTACCCGCCAGGGCAGCGGCTGGCCGGAACCCTACGTGCATGACAGGGAACGTGCGCTGGACATCATCGAGACCCTCGCTGCCGTCGGTGATGAACATGGCGTGTCGGTGGCGCGTACCTGCCTGGCGTGGCTCAAGGATCGGCCTGGGATCACCTCGTTGATCGTCGGCGCGCGCACCGAAGCGCACCTGCGCGACAACCTTGCAGCGACCGAACTGAAACTCACCGAAGAGCAATCTTCACGCATCGAGGCCGTGACACGGCGCCAGCCGTTGTACCCATACTGGCATCGCTTTACCGCCGGGATTGATCGCTTCGACCCAGCGGAGCAGCCGTTCCTGGCCGAGCATCAAAAGACCATGGATGCCAGAACAGACAAGTAAGGACGCCGCCTGCTCGCGATAGCGGTGTATCAGCCAACTCATGTGTAACTGAGCCACCGCTTTCGCAGGCAAGCCAGCTCCCACATTTTGATCGCATTCCATCATGTGGATGCTGCGTTGCTGTGCCTTTGCCCTGCTGTTGCTTCAACCACTCAGGTCGGCTACCAGGCCGCCGTGCTGTAGATTTTGATTTTGATCTTGATCTAACAGGCCCCGTTAACCACGCTGGCCGCACGCAGGCTTGAATCCGTGGGTAACCCGGCAGGACGCCGGGTTAGCCGCGTTGGGCCAAGGATGGCCCATCGCGGCGGCCCACGGATTCAAGCCTGTGTGCGGGCATGCCGAGCCTAGGCGAGGCACCGAGTGGTGGGGCAAAGCGTTTTTTGGTTACTTTTTTTGGCGTTTGAAAAAAAGTGACCCGCCGTAAGGGCGGAACCCTAAGTGGCCGTTACCGCAGGAATGGATATGTACTCAATCTACCTAAAAAAGCGCCCGCCTAAAGACCGCCATCGCAGGCAAGCCAGCTCCCACACTTACGGGGTTGCGCCGAACGACAATGCTGCCTATATTTCCCGCCTGGCGCTCTCTACGCCACCTTCCGCGGAAAGGGCTGCGCCCAAGACACTCAAGCTGCACCTCATTTCTACGACTCCCAACCTTAAAGCGGAAAAGGTTTGTGCAAGGAGATCGTATGTCGCAACGCCCTTTACCCTCCAACACCGATGGCCGTCTCAACCTTGAGCAGCAGCGCAAGCGCGCCAAGGAACTGTTGCCGCACCTGAAAAGCCAAGACCCCACCGCCACCTTGTCCCAAGCCCAATGGCAAGTCGCCAAACAGCTGGGCTTCAGCAGTTGGCCCAAACTCAAGGCGCATGTCGACGCCCTCGACTTCGCCGCGCGCCACCCAGGTTTCGACGCCAGTGACGAAGCCCGCACCACGCACTGGCGCTGCGGCAATGACATCGCCCACAGCCTGCAATTAGCCGGGTTCAAAGGGCAGTTCCAGATGCTCACCGACCCGCTGTGCATGGGGCCCGTTCGCAATCTGCCCAACGAAGATTTTCGAGCGATGCGCAGTGCATTTATCAGCCAGGTTTTTGCAATGGACCACGCCGAAGTAGCGCGGCGGGTGAGCGATGAATACCACCAGCTTGAAGCTTTAACTGAAGCCGACCACAGCGTGCTGTGGTGCGAAGCGGATGCCTATGACCAGCTGTTTCTGATCCGTGCGCTGGCTGGCCTTGAGCGCGCACCGCGCAAGCTGGAGTTGATCGAGGTGGACCGCATTCCCGG
The sequence above is a segment of the Pseudomonas sp. R76 genome. Coding sequences within it:
- a CDS encoding glutathione S-transferase family protein; this translates as MSQPLIKLYGFPLSGHSHRVQLMLSLLGLPSEFILVDLKQGAQKAPEFVATLNSFGQVPVIDDNGTVLADSNAILVYLANTYGDRQWLPSDPVGQARVQRWLSAAAGQLHAGPAAARLAVVFGAEVDTVTAINRSHALLKVVEQQLSHSRFLASEQPSIADVAFYTYVAHAPEGNVSLADYPQVRAWLASIEALPGFVGMPRTAVGLQSQ
- a CDS encoding LysR family transcriptional regulator; its protein translation is MELKHLRAFVVLAETLHFGRAAAQLSIVQPALSMQIKLLESGLGVRLLDRNRHSVTLTDAGRAFLPEAQATLHQAAKAADAARASSRGEIGRVRLGFVSSVLPQLLPQLIRAVHQRYPRIELELKDMPGPDQAAALKNGLLDFGLMRLPAAHPGVQTRAVLRESFCVALPIEHPLAAQETIQPTDLLNVPVYILARRYAPGFYDEFIHVLGITLDIASELGEFTTMLALVSAGLGVGVLPQQAARALPANCVSRHLELGAFEASTGLAWTELDSAVKTTLFNLIVELFGE
- a CDS encoding GntP family permease — translated: MLGMANDTYLLLDALVTIVGLILLITHLKVHPFVALTVAAGFLGLTSGMPVDKVMKSFQDGFGGVLGFVGIILGLGTMLGKLMADSGGADQIARTLIRAFGKQRVHWAMMFSAFLVGIPLFFEIGFVLLIPLVFIVARRTGLSLIKVGMPLLAGLSVVHGLVPPHPGPLLAIGIFGADIGKTIFYGLIVGLPTAVIAGPLFGNLISRYVPGQASPELMEQLAKESSGDNLPGFGITVTTILLPVVLMLLKTFADVAFAADSVFRVWLDFIGHPITALLAALLLAFYTFGAARGFSREQLSKLLDSSLAPTAAIVLIVGAGGGFKQMLVASGVGDVIGHMAVRAEISPILLAWLVAAVIRVATGSATVATITGAGIVAPVIGLMPGVNRELLVLATGAGSLVLSHVNDAGFWLVKQYFNMTVVETFKTWTLMETVLSFSALGFIMLLSLVV
- a CDS encoding glucose 1-dehydrogenase → MQSVLNNFRLDGRLALVTGSSAGIGLAIARGLAQAGARVVLNGRNRSTLRDAAALLAAEGLEVHTQAFDVTDSAAIQAAVADIEERLGALEILVNNAGMQRRGPLEDYSEQHWRELISTNLDSAFLVGQAVARAMIPRKRGRIINICSVQSELGRPGIAPYAASKGALKMLTKGMAIDWGPHGLTVNGIGPGYFKTELNANLVANPEFSDWLVQRTPSRRWGDVAELAGAAVFLASDAASFVNGHILYVDGGITASL
- a CDS encoding L-idonate 5-dehydrogenase, translating into MHAIVCHASKDLRVDTQDEPQTLAPDQLRVRIARGGICGSDLHYYQHGGFGTVRLREPMVLGHEVSAVIDAVGSDAGLFKVGHRIAVSPSRPCSACRYCHQGLPNHCLNMRFYGSAMPFPHIQGAFRQSLVIETHQAHRLADHVSLAEGALAEPLSVGLHAIQRAGAVFGKRVLVTGCGPIGNLLIGSLRAAGAGEIVAVDLSASALACAEKMGATRTHNIADGADALKRYTAEKGYFDVMFEVSGSPQALRNGLECIAPRGVLVTVGLGGDVSLPLNLLVSREIDLRGTFRFHSEFAQAVDLLNRQIVDVRPVISHTVPFGEAVQAFELAADKTQAMKVVLDFGVPDLG
- a CDS encoding ABC transporter permease, whose protein sequence is MNYQNLSALDMGIAASLILINGALSLLLRLGLGRQLLWAAVRTVVQLLAIGYLLGWVFEFAYWYVVLPLMCAMTLIAGLSAAGRGRRTYRGQRVDSIVSVWGSSWLVTAVGLFAVIRIHPWYEPQYAIPILGMILGNTLTGVSLGIERMTQELTSGRNTIEMILALGGSRWEAAQEAIRQAVRAGMIPTLNQMTVVGIVSLPGMMTGQVLAGESPVDAVRYQIVIMFLIAASSALGTVGAVLLTYRRLFSTSHRFLRDRLEERA
- a CDS encoding ABC transporter ATP-binding protein, producing MSALIETRALTRRDERRQLALLQPTDFTLNHGDRVSITGSSGSGKSVFLRALALLDAPTSGQVFWNGQPIANAEIPHYRSHISYLSQRPALLEGTVEDNLRFPFSLKTLRTRSFDLQAVTKLLGHAGKTPDFLQKNAGDLSGGESQVVSLIRTLQLNPEVLLLDEPTAALDPTSSREVEALIDAWFAGDNSRAYIWVSHDLDQAQRMSAIHLQMNAGVLSGATQP
- a CDS encoding aldo/keto reductase, which produces MQYRQLGHSGLLVSEIILGTVPFGGRAEFEKCGAVDVPLAKRMFDIAFDAGVNMVDTADLYSHGLAEEVVGKALGDKRHDILLATKGRSPVDNNPNNSGSSRYHLIRACEASLKRLGTDHIDLYQLHNWDGMTPIEETLEALRLLVGSGKIRYFGTSNFTAWQMMKTLGKAELHGMLKPITQQIYYTPESREAEYELLPLALDQSIGTLVWGPMGEGLLTGSTRRGQKPPTTTRQGSGWPEPYVHDRERALDIIETLAAVGDEHGVSVARTCLAWLKDRPGITSLIVGARTEAHLRDNLAATELKLTEEQSSRIEAVTRRQPLYPYWHRFTAGIDRFDPAEQPFLAEHQKTMDARTDK
- a CDS encoding DUF1835 domain-containing protein, whose protein sequence is MSQRPLPSNTDGRLNLEQQRKRAKELLPHLKSQDPTATLSQAQWQVAKQLGFSSWPKLKAHVDALDFAARHPGFDASDEARTTHWRCGNDIAHSLQLAGFKGQFQMLTDPLCMGPVRNLPNEDFRAMRSAFISQVFAMDHAEVARRVSDEYHQLEALTEADHSVLWCEADAYDQLFLIRALAGLERAPRKLELIEVDRIPGVERFIGIGQLAPDVLAWLWPQRRLIDDEAVQLAKQAWSAYCDASPVKLAQLAQSAHPALPFLAPALQRQLQELPSTRDGLSLTERLSLTYIAEAGPVPFGRVFAELMGKREPLPFLGDMMFHALLRPLIDCEQPLLIETDTDQPWLRRALALTPLAHAVLNGDANWLDHASHVRWVGGVCLTPRQPHWTLGDDNLPVWRG